In Nocardia sp. NBC_00403, the DNA window ATTCGAGCAGCGATGGCGGGCGCTCGCAGCGTGACAGCCGTGGACATCTCTTGGTCCGCGATCGCTTCGGCGTGGCTCAATAGTCGAGCACGAGGTATCCGACTCGAATTGCTGCACGGGGAGCTTGCGCACATTCCGCACCGCAGGTTATTCGACTTGGTGCTTGTCAATCCGCCATACGTGCCTTCTCCGAAAGAAATACCCGCCCGCGGACGAGCGCGCGCATGGGAAGGCGGAGCCGGCGGCCGAGCTGTGCTGGATGTTCTATGTCGGATGATGCCGCACATGCTCGATAGCCACGGCATCGGGCTGATGGTCCATTCGGCGCTTTGCGAGCCAGAGGCCACGTTGTCTCAGCTCCGCGATGGTGGGCTCAAAGCTGCAGTGGTGGCGCGCGAAATAGCGGCTTTCGGGCCCGTAATGCGTGAACGTGTGGACTGGCTGGAATCAGTTGGGCTCATCGAGCCAGGACAACGACATGAAGAGTTGGTGGTGATCCGTGCCGACCGAACACAAGAATGAGCGCCGCAGAGTGACCCTCACTCGAGACGGGCCCGCTTTGATCGAAGGTCCCGTGGAGTTGGTTATGGATGACGGCACCACCGTCACGTCGGACCGGTTCCTGGTCGCCATCTGCATGTGCCGCCGATCAGGCAACTATCCATTCTGCGATACAAGTCATCGCAAGCATCGAACCAAACCAGTCGCAGACTGAAAATTTCCTGCTGCCTTGCTATCTCATGGCGCTGGTTTCACCCTGACGATTCGTATCACGCGCACCAGAAATGGCGCTCACCAGGGCAATCATCTATTAGTCCCTGGACATCCGACCACCTGAGTCGAGCTCGCGCAAGGAACTGTGTCCGGACTGCCAGCTTCCGAGCACCTGCTCTGCGAATCGATCCTCCAGCAGATTCGTTGCCTGGATGCCGAAGACGACCGACGCCGTCAGCTCAGGTTCCTGAGTGAGTAAATTCTCGATGACGTCGCGGCGCATGACCTGTTCGTGTACAGCGTCGGCCTCGACATGTTCGGTGTAAAAGAGCACACAAGCAGGATCCGCATCCAACCGCTCCAGTGCATCCACCATCCGCCTCGCTCCAGGTGGCGAGGCGATCTCTACTGAGGCGAAATGACCGACCAATGCTCCCCGCAGGTCACGATGCAGCCCGAAGAGCGACATCATATTCACCACCGCAAGCATTGGAGCGGGAACGACGTTCAGATAATAGAGATAGCCGGATGCCAGCCCCGCGCCCGCTAAAAGATCCGCAAACAGCCGGGCATGTATTCGATCGCCGCGCCCGCCGCCGAACTCGTCGAATTCAACGGCAACCAGGGATGCCTTGGCCTGTCCGCGCAACCGCGGAATCACCCAAGCGTATGGATCGGCCTCCTTGTGGTGATAGATCGAGCGATGCACGAAATATTCACAAACCTGCCACCATTCGCCGTGATCGCGGAGGTGCTGACTGACTCCAGTCGAGTCGATGGGCTCGAGAAGCAAGGCATCGAGCTCCTCTTTCAGCTCTTGGCCGCCCGCGACATCCCGCCGGAGAGCTGCCAAAAATCGGTGCTCCAGTTCCGCGCGGAACCCGAGCAGGCCGGGATCCCATTCCCAGCCCGGATCAACCGACTCGAAGCCCTGATAGTGCAACTCGTAACACATATTTAGCGCCAGCTGCAGATCTTCGCCGTAAGGATCGACGTCATCAGGGTTGACGGCGATAGCGGCGCCGGTTCGGCCGCCCAGCAGGTCCACGACTGCGCGCGAGAGCGGGCCGCGCGGCCGCGGCAGGGTGGGGAATTCGATGCCGATCATGCTCGACGCTTACCCAAAACACCCCTGGTTACGCCGGGACCACGTCAGTGCGGTTGAGGCGATAGCCGCCGACTGCGGTCGCCTCGGCCTCGGCCCTTTGGTAAACCACCCCGACGGGCCTCCTGCAGCAATCTGTGCAGATCCTCGCCGGAACCCTGGCCGAACGCGTGGTGTCCGGACTGTCGGACACCGGTGTCGAAGACCGCTGACCGGCTGAACGAGGAGACATGAAGCCCTTCTTGCGGACCGCCTACGACCTCCTGACCACACGGCTGTCGCGAATTCGCCACGCCGCACGAGTTCCGCGGCCCGGATCGAGAAGCAGGACACGCGAAGTCGCCTCGGTGACACGGGGTTCACCGAGGCGACTGGAGCGGGGGCACAGACGAGCTGGCGTGAGTTGGGCGCGGTCACGCTCGCTTGTTGAATGTGGAGGATGCCCACAGGTACCCGACGAGAGCGATCCCGACGCACCAGGCGACGGCGGCGACCGCGTCGCCGGTGTCCGGTGCGCCGTTGAGCAAGCCGCGCACGGTTTCGATGATCGGCGTGAAGGGTTGGTACTGCGCGAACTGCCGCAGGCCCGGCCCCATCTTCTCCGCCGGTACGATCGCGCTGCTGAAGAACGGCAGCATGACCAGCGGCACGGCGGCCAGACCCGCCGTTTCCACAGACTTCGCCGCCAAACCCAAGGCGACTGTGAGCCAGCCGGCCGCGACACCGAGCAGCACGACGATGCCGGCCACGCCGAGCCAATCGAGGAAACTCGCCGCCGGGCTGAATCCAAGTAGGAAGGCCACCCCGATGAGGGCCGCGATGGCGACCACATTGGTCAGCACACTGGCGACGACATGACCGGTCAACACCGCACCACGGGAGACGTCCATGACCTTGAACCGGTTGATGATGCCCTTCGTCATGTCGGAGTTCACCGCGGTCGCGGTGGCCCCCAGCCCGTAGCAGACCGCCAGCAGCATCAGTCCCGGCGTCGCGTAGTCGATGTAGTCGACACCGACGTTGAACGCGTCACCGAACATGTACACGAACATCAACATGATGATGATCGGCATCAGGACCGCGTTGAACACCGATGTCGGGTTCCGGGCGATGTGTTTGAAGTTGCGGCGCAACATGACAATCGAGGGGGACTTGGTGCTCATCTCGCGGAAACCTCCGTGGTGCGGCCCGTCAGGGCGAGGAAAACGTCGTCGAGGTCGGGGGTGTGCACCGAGAACTCCTCGGCGCTGAGTGAGTACTCGTCGAGCCGGTCCAGCAGAGCCCGCAGCGATTTCGTCCCGCCATCGCTGGGAACCCGCAGGGTGAGTGCCTCGTCGTCCCGCGTGGAGTCGGGGAAGATGGGCGCCGCCGCGTCGAGTTGGGAGACGTTGGTGAACCGGAGCCGGATGTGCGTTCCCGGGATCTGGCGCTTGAGTTCGTCGGGAGTGCCCTGGGCAACCAGGCGGCCCCCGTCGAGCACCGCGATCTGATCGGCGAGCTGATCGGCTTCTTCGAGATACTGCGTGGTGAGGAAGATGGTCACGCCGTCGGCCACCAGGTCACGGATGATCGACCACATCGTGCGACGGCTACGCGGGTCCAGTCCCGTCGTCGGCTCGTCCAGGAAGATGATCTTCGGGTTGCCGACGAGGGTCATCGCCAAGTCCAGCTTCCGCCGCATACCGCCGGAGTAGGTCGACGCGGGCTTGCGCGCCGCCTCCACCAGATCGAAGCGTTCCAGCAGCTCTGTGACGATCCGCTTGCCGTCTTTGGCGGGGACCCCGAGGAGGTCCACCATCAGCTGCAGGTTCTCCTGCCCCGTCAGCAGCTCGTCCACCGCCGCGAACTGACCGGTCACCCCGATCGCCGCGCGCACCGCCTTGGCCTCGGTCGCGAGGTCATGGCCGGCAACGCGGACCGACCCGCCGTCCGCCTTCATCAACGTGGTCAGCACGTTCACCGTCGTCGTCTTACCCGCGCCGTTCGGGCCGAGCAGGGAAAAAACCGTGCCCGCAGGAACATCCAGATCGATGCCGTCGAGCACGACCTTGTCCCCATATGTCTTCCGCAGCCCGGAAACTGCGATCGCTGAATTTCTCATGTGACCACCATCGGCACCCGGCCTGACACCGACCTGTCACGCCCCTGACATGACCACTGACACGGTGTTCTACCCCGTCGCGCCAGGCCAGGATGCTGCGCGG includes these proteins:
- a CDS encoding ABC transporter permease, which produces MSTKSPSIVMLRRNFKHIARNPTSVFNAVLMPIIIMLMFVYMFGDAFNVGVDYIDYATPGLMLLAVCYGLGATATAVNSDMTKGIINRFKVMDVSRGAVLTGHVVASVLTNVVAIAALIGVAFLLGFSPAASFLDWLGVAGIVVLLGVAAGWLTVALGLAAKSVETAGLAAVPLVMLPFFSSAIVPAEKMGPGLRQFAQYQPFTPIIETVRGLLNGAPDTGDAVAAVAWCVGIALVGYLWASSTFNKRA
- a CDS encoding CDGSH iron-sulfur domain-containing protein, with product MDDGTTVTSDRFLVAICMCRRSGNYPFCDTSHRKHRTKPVAD
- a CDS encoding iron-containing redox enzyme family protein, translating into MIGIEFPTLPRPRGPLSRAVVDLLGGRTGAAIAVNPDDVDPYGEDLQLALNMCYELHYQGFESVDPGWEWDPGLLGFRAELEHRFLAALRRDVAGGQELKEELDALLLEPIDSTGVSQHLRDHGEWWQVCEYFVHRSIYHHKEADPYAWVIPRLRGQAKASLVAVEFDEFGGGRGDRIHARLFADLLAGAGLASGYLYYLNVVPAPMLAVVNMMSLFGLHRDLRGALVGHFASVEIASPPGARRMVDALERLDADPACVLFYTEHVEADAVHEQVMRRDVIENLLTQEPELTASVVFGIQATNLLEDRFAEQVLGSWQSGHSSLRELDSGGRMSRD
- a CDS encoding methyltransferase, yielding MQAMLTATIPLDKRVLDMCTGTGALAIRAAMAGARSVTAVDISWSAIASAWLNSRARGIRLELLHGELAHIPHRRLFDLVLVNPPYVPSPKEIPARGRARAWEGGAGGRAVLDVLCRMMPHMLDSHGIGLMVHSALCEPEATLSQLRDGGLKAAVVAREIAAFGPVMRERVDWLESVGLIEPGQRHEELVVIRADRTQE
- a CDS encoding ATP-binding cassette domain-containing protein, producing MRNSAIAVSGLRKTYGDKVVLDGIDLDVPAGTVFSLLGPNGAGKTTTVNVLTTLMKADGGSVRVAGHDLATEAKAVRAAIGVTGQFAAVDELLTGQENLQLMVDLLGVPAKDGKRIVTELLERFDLVEAARKPASTYSGGMRRKLDLAMTLVGNPKIIFLDEPTTGLDPRSRRTMWSIIRDLVADGVTIFLTTQYLEEADQLADQIAVLDGGRLVAQGTPDELKRQIPGTHIRLRFTNVSQLDAAAPIFPDSTRDDEALTLRVPSDGGTKSLRALLDRLDEYSLSAEEFSVHTPDLDDVFLALTGRTTEVSAR